In one window of Armatimonadota bacterium DNA:
- a CDS encoding GspE/PulE family protein — translation MTLQEAAGEAWKAEETALVELSNKIVAAAVADNASDIHIDPAPKESKVRLRIDGVMHDALTLPKNVHDPLVTRFKTMADLDTANHRAIQTGRIFVSVEGQEHHLRECVLPTVYGEKLTLRTMPDVLPTLDRIGYRESDRERLDRCLHQPCGLLVFSGPTGCGKTTIMHSALNRVISPERVLMSVEDPVEILLPGVIQIGVNRKLGISHADVLCGVLRSDPDIIMVGDVPDAETLEQVLQAAITGHLVMTTVHANDAALAIQRLLQIGADPFLLAQGLLMVSSQRLARRVHADCKQPVEYPAEVVAEWRRRAEAGGLPWPDEPPTFYKGAGCDKCMHTGYYGRMGVFEIMVMDPELMNLVATGADASRLREAAIRGGTTTMFADGMAKVIAGETTAEEVVRVLGGAG, via the coding sequence ATGACCCTGCAAGAAGCGGCTGGCGAGGCATGGAAGGCGGAGGAAACGGCCCTGGTCGAGTTGAGCAACAAGATCGTTGCGGCTGCGGTGGCGGATAACGCAAGCGACATTCACATTGACCCTGCGCCCAAGGAGAGCAAGGTGCGCCTGCGCATTGACGGCGTCATGCACGATGCGCTGACTCTGCCGAAGAATGTGCACGACCCGCTGGTGACGCGATTCAAGACCATGGCCGACCTGGACACTGCTAATCACCGGGCGATTCAGACCGGGCGCATTTTCGTCAGCGTAGAAGGACAGGAACACCATCTGCGCGAGTGCGTATTGCCTACTGTCTATGGCGAGAAGCTGACCCTTCGCACCATGCCGGACGTACTGCCCACCTTGGACCGGATCGGCTACCGCGAGTCCGACCGCGAGCGCCTGGATCGCTGCCTGCACCAGCCGTGCGGACTGCTGGTCTTCTCTGGTCCCACCGGCTGCGGCAAGACGACGATCATGCACTCGGCGCTGAACCGTGTCATCAGTCCCGAACGGGTGCTGATGTCGGTCGAGGACCCCGTGGAGATACTATTACCGGGCGTGATACAGATCGGCGTGAATCGCAAGCTGGGGATTTCGCACGCGGATGTCCTGTGCGGAGTCCTACGCTCCGACCCCGATATCATCATGGTCGGCGACGTGCCGGACGCCGAGACCCTGGAGCAGGTGCTACAGGCGGCCATCACCGGCCACCTGGTGATGACGACCGTTCACGCGAACGACGCGGCGCTGGCCATCCAGCGCCTGCTGCAGATCGGAGCGGACCCGTTCCTGTTGGCGCAGGGCCTGCTGATGGTGTCGTCACAGCGCCTGGCGCGCCGCGTCCACGCCGACTGCAAGCAGCCGGTCGAGTACCCTGCCGAAGTGGTCGCCGAGTGGCGGCGGCGGGCGGAGGCGGGCGGTCTCCCCTGGCCCGACGAGCCGCCGACCTTCTACAAGGGTGCGGGCTGCGACAAGTGCATGCATACCGGCTACTACGGGCGCATGGGCGTTTTCGAGATCATGGTTATGGACCCTGAGCTAATGAACCTGGTCGCAACCGGCGCCGACGCTTCCCGGCTTCGCGAGGCTGCAATTCGCGGCGGCACAACCACCATGTTCGCCGACGGCATGGCGAAGGTCATCGCGGGAGAAACGACCGCGGAGGAGGTCGTGCGGGTGTTGGGAGGAGCCGGATAG